A genomic segment from Fibrobacter sp. UWR4 encodes:
- a CDS encoding cellulase family glycosylhydrolase: MKKVVAAALLAAATSAMAVSASRVGPVSTYGELKAAKINNKGQLVGSCPSYASTPVQVKGMSLFWSSAADSATTFYTEKAVNRMVSEMNIEVIRFAMGVTKEKFDDKGRGYLSSAEGKTLQLGMLKNVVNAAVENDIYVIIDWHIESANGNTSEAKEFFEYAAKEYGSYNNVIFEVWNEPNGASMSTVASHANAIIPVIRQYSDNLVLVGSPGWSSAPDECSKSGIQDSKNNYACTLHFYAATHGVGNGGYNSKAEAAMNNGVPVFASEWGTVSADGNGGANRSASEAWISWMNTNKVSWANWSASAIKEGSAAFTNLAIDNGLTYSESGNMVKGWMNGKNYKDCGLQNGNGSSGNAGFSTGVANGASTDLIDDLEDGDRFSYTGGWWSAFADSDDDTDGKGNTSISNKKWTDGKGKEVYDVLMPAPGGDKNTSKYVAGITDIKLSQGQYKYAPYVTIGLNLNNDPKKSYDLSACKNISYKFKGASHNFRVETSKVTNWNFHYVTKDGSDDWKEVELSWDQFIQEDWGDVATHFSLDKGMGGVTAFGWQVKGALDVPDSKQKTTHPYLYVDDVRCNGVSIKAIVNAGSTPASSSGTVVGDKSSSSNAVIGGKSSSSTVVIGGNSSSSNAAVIPASSSSVNKTPNTVLVVLDDVEDVNEVANSTGTWYAYTDKEPGGQSSITNTYDPNLPGYVVTFPGATDPTNGTAGFVGLTGIVWNQAEYEEAPFVALGLNLVADTSKGFDLHICEAIAYRYKGAAHKFKVQDGQVVDYAYHEYKLTDAADWTQVIVPWEKLEQPVWTKDPKVLNQANIKKFAWEVIGYKGFDDQPEIPSLYVDDLTCMVYDPNNTAIKPARIAQSGIKMSVVGMNLNVSVARSGMVKVSVFDMMGNMVMSSRDNMTAGNHQVSLEGLTRGNYVVRVQNGSDMKSARIAIK, translated from the coding sequence ATGAAGAAAGTCGTCGCCGCCGCTCTTCTCGCCGCAGCAACATCTGCAATGGCAGTAAGCGCAAGCCGTGTTGGCCCTGTCAGTACCTATGGTGAACTGAAGGCTGCCAAGATCAATAACAAGGGCCAGCTGGTTGGTTCCTGCCCGTCCTATGCGAGCACTCCTGTGCAGGTGAAGGGCATGAGCCTTTTCTGGAGCTCCGCTGCAGATAGTGCAACCACCTTCTATACCGAAAAAGCCGTGAACCGCATGGTTTCCGAAATGAACATCGAAGTGATTCGTTTCGCCATGGGTGTGACCAAGGAAAAGTTTGATGACAAGGGCCGTGGCTACTTGAGCAGTGCTGAAGGTAAGACCCTTCAGCTGGGTATGCTGAAGAATGTGGTGAACGCCGCTGTTGAAAACGATATTTATGTCATTATCGACTGGCACATCGAAAGTGCCAATGGTAACACTTCCGAAGCTAAGGAATTCTTCGAATATGCTGCTAAGGAATATGGTTCCTACAACAACGTGATTTTCGAAGTGTGGAATGAACCTAATGGTGCTTCCATGTCTACCGTTGCTTCTCATGCTAATGCTATCATCCCGGTAATCCGACAGTATTCCGATAACCTGGTGCTGGTGGGTAGCCCTGGCTGGTCCAGCGCACCGGATGAATGCTCTAAGTCTGGCATTCAGGACTCCAAGAATAACTATGCATGTACTCTCCATTTCTATGCTGCAACTCATGGCGTAGGCAATGGTGGCTACAACTCTAAGGCTGAAGCCGCTATGAACAATGGCGTGCCTGTTTTTGCCTCTGAATGGGGTACTGTTTCCGCTGATGGTAACGGCGGTGCGAACCGGTCTGCAAGTGAGGCTTGGATCAGCTGGATGAACACCAACAAGGTTTCCTGGGCTAACTGGTCTGCATCTGCTATTAAGGAAGGCTCCGCAGCATTCACCAATCTTGCTATCGATAACGGCTTGACTTATTCCGAATCTGGTAACATGGTTAAGGGTTGGATGAACGGCAAGAACTATAAGGACTGCGGCCTCCAGAATGGTAACGGCAGTAGCGGCAATGCAGGTTTCTCCACCGGTGTTGCAAATGGCGCTTCTACAGATCTTATTGATGACTTGGAAGATGGTGACCGCTTCTCCTATACTGGTGGTTGGTGGTCTGCTTTTGCTGATTCCGACGATGATACTGACGGAAAGGGCAACACCTCCATTTCCAACAAGAAGTGGACCGATGGCAAGGGCAAGGAAGTTTATGACGTGCTGATGCCCGCACCTGGTGGTGACAAGAATACCTCCAAGTATGTTGCCGGTATTACCGATATCAAGCTTTCCCAGGGTCAATACAAGTATGCTCCTTATGTGACTATTGGTCTGAATCTGAACAATGATCCTAAGAAGTCCTATGACCTGAGCGCCTGTAAGAACATTAGCTATAAGTTCAAGGGTGCTAGCCACAACTTCCGTGTGGAAACCTCCAAGGTGACCAACTGGAACTTCCACTATGTGACTAAGGATGGCTCCGACGACTGGAAGGAAGTTGAACTTTCCTGGGATCAGTTCATTCAGGAAGACTGGGGCGATGTTGCTACTCACTTCAGCTTGGACAAGGGCATGGGTGGTGTGACTGCCTTCGGTTGGCAGGTCAAGGGCGCTCTGGATGTTCCTGATAGCAAGCAGAAGACTACACATCCTTACCTCTATGTGGATGATGTCCGCTGTAACGGTGTTTCCATCAAGGCTATTGTAAATGCTGGCTCTACTCCGGCTTCTTCTAGCGGCACTGTCGTGGGTGACAAGTCTAGCTCTTCTAATGCTGTAATTGGTGGCAAGTCCAGTTCTTCTACTGTAGTGATTGGTGGCAACTCTAGCTCTTCTAACGCAGCAGTAATTCCGGCTTCTTCTTCTTCCGTGAACAAGACTCCCAATACTGTTCTTGTTGTCCTGGATGATGTTGAAGATGTCAACGAAGTTGCTAATTCCACTGGTACCTGGTACGCATATACCGATAAGGAACCGGGTGGTCAGTCTTCCATTACCAATACTTACGATCCAAATCTTCCGGGTTATGTTGTGACTTTCCCGGGTGCAACTGATCCGACCAATGGTACTGCTGGCTTCGTGGGTCTCACCGGCATTGTATGGAACCAGGCTGAATACGAGGAAGCTCCGTTCGTCGCTCTTGGCTTGAACCTGGTGGCCGATACCTCTAAGGGCTTTGACCTGCATATCTGCGAAGCTATTGCTTATCGCTATAAGGGTGCAGCTCATAAGTTCAAGGTTCAGGATGGTCAGGTTGTAGACTATGCTTACCACGAATATAAGCTTACCGACGCCGCAGACTGGACTCAGGTAATCGTTCCTTGGGAAAAGCTGGAACAGCCCGTCTGGACCAAGGACCCGAAGGTTCTGAACCAGGCCAACATCAAGAAGTTCGCTTGGGAAGTAATCGGTTACAAGGGCTTTGACGACCAGCCGGAAATTCCCTCCCTTTATGTGGATGACCTGACCTGCATGGTCTACGATCCCAATAATACAGCTATTAAGCCGGCTCGTATTGCTCAGTCTGGTATCAAGATGTCTGTTGTGGGCATGAACCTGAATGTGTCTGTTGCTCGCAGCGGCATGGTGAAGGTTTCTGTGTTCGACATGATGGGCAACATGGTTATGTCTTCTCGCGATAACATGACTGCCGGTAACCATCAGGTTTCTCTTGAAGGCCTGACTCGCGGTAACTATGTGGTTCGCGTCCAGAACGGTAGCGACATGAAGTCCGCACGTATTGCTATCAAGTAA
- a CDS encoding pectate lyase: MKFKTLSLSAAAVFGIASAASAAITVNSAEGWLESAFVEWAPVSGASSYTVLADGKAIDNQLIRNYGSYMRADVLGLKAGSHTLQVKSDNGDASAEKTVTVKAHDRAGFGFSDGRVPGAYNADGTLKSGAVIIYVTEKTKNDVTMDVTMSSKGTKSTCKSFQGILNCMKKGYETRPVDFRFIGTVTDSDSLVAGDMVIETGSSENSYVTVEGVGNDATANGWGIRLKSAQNVEVRNMGIMNVNSSEGDNIGLQQNNQYVWVHNNDFFYGDTGSDKDQVKGDGALDCKKSTYITFSYNHFWDNGKSNLLGLSEGTTEGLYITYHHNWYDHSDSRHPRVRFYSAHVYNNYYDGNAKYGIGSTLGSSVFAEANYFRNCKYPMMTSMQGSDVYAGTEKRDPTNYATFSKEAGGSIKAFNNYIEGGTFIPYGASKYTLKGAETAIGSIDSKQDFDAYVITSRTQEMPSTVTSFVGGNKYNNFDLASSMYKYTADAPADAKANVTKYAGRVQGGDFKWTFTAADDELYEVNQPLKNALVAYKTSLKAVQGEGSMAPIETPVTSSSSVVPASSSSQIPASSSSVNPASSSSSVNSSSSVNPASSSSVGDSEGSIGSIKGDIVHNFTEDATSSEVFEFMGTLSTSKGAVEYAGETLTRCLKMESATSIEFTLESAGKMTLVFNSDFAKNVKIDGEKVAASNGIVEVELAKGAHTITKGDVANLYLIVITLEKSSSESEGGEGTLAFVGTVVANANPLFYNAGECRLEVFADDVRRLDIVRMDGRKAVASVYGLGAGNIVDLSSLRPGVYLVRGIADGRVFQQKILKK, translated from the coding sequence ATGAAATTCAAGACTCTTTCTCTTTCTGCTGCCGCGGTTTTCGGCATCGCTTCCGCAGCCTCTGCTGCAATTACCGTGAATTCCGCCGAAGGCTGGCTGGAATCCGCTTTCGTGGAATGGGCTCCCGTCAGTGGCGCCTCCAGCTATACCGTCCTTGCCGACGGTAAGGCGATCGATAACCAGCTAATCCGTAACTACGGTTCCTACATGCGTGCCGATGTCCTTGGCCTCAAGGCGGGCTCCCATACCCTTCAGGTGAAGTCCGACAATGGAGACGCTTCCGCAGAAAAGACCGTAACCGTGAAGGCTCATGACCGTGCGGGTTTCGGTTTCAGCGATGGTCGCGTTCCCGGGGCCTACAATGCCGACGGTACTCTTAAGAGCGGTGCCGTAATCATCTACGTTACGGAAAAGACCAAGAATGACGTGACCATGGATGTGACCATGAGTTCCAAGGGAACGAAGTCTACTTGCAAGAGCTTCCAGGGTATTCTCAACTGCATGAAGAAGGGTTACGAAACCCGTCCGGTGGACTTCCGCTTCATCGGTACTGTGACGGACTCCGACTCCCTCGTCGCAGGGGACATGGTGATTGAAACCGGTAGCTCCGAAAACTCCTACGTCACTGTGGAAGGGGTGGGTAACGACGCTACCGCAAACGGCTGGGGCATCCGCCTCAAGAGCGCCCAGAACGTTGAAGTCCGCAACATGGGTATCATGAACGTGAACAGCTCCGAGGGCGACAACATCGGCCTCCAGCAGAACAACCAGTATGTCTGGGTTCACAACAATGACTTCTTCTACGGCGATACCGGTTCCGACAAGGACCAGGTGAAGGGTGATGGCGCCCTGGACTGCAAGAAGTCCACCTACATCACCTTCAGCTATAACCATTTCTGGGATAACGGCAAGTCCAATTTGCTGGGCCTTTCCGAAGGCACCACCGAAGGCCTCTACATTACTTATCACCACAACTGGTACGACCATTCCGATAGCCGTCATCCTCGCGTACGCTTCTACAGCGCCCACGTTTACAACAACTACTACGATGGCAATGCCAAGTACGGTATCGGTTCCACCTTGGGTTCCTCTGTCTTTGCTGAAGCAAACTACTTCCGTAACTGCAAGTATCCCATGATGACTTCCATGCAGGGTTCCGACGTCTATGCCGGTACTGAAAAGCGCGATCCGACCAACTACGCCACCTTCAGCAAGGAAGCCGGCGGATCCATCAAGGCTTTCAACAACTACATCGAAGGTGGTACCTTTATTCCGTACGGTGCTAGCAAGTACACCCTGAAGGGGGCTGAAACTGCCATCGGATCCATCGATTCCAAGCAGGATTTTGACGCCTACGTCATTACCAGCCGCACTCAGGAAATGCCTTCGACCGTCACTTCTTTTGTAGGCGGAAACAAGTACAACAACTTCGACTTGGCAAGCTCCATGTACAAGTATACGGCGGACGCTCCGGCCGATGCCAAGGCTAACGTCACCAAGTATGCGGGCCGTGTCCAGGGTGGCGATTTCAAGTGGACCTTTACCGCTGCCGACGATGAACTCTATGAAGTTAATCAGCCGCTGAAGAACGCTCTCGTCGCCTACAAGACTTCCCTGAAGGCTGTCCAGGGCGAAGGCAGCATGGCTCCCATTGAAACTCCCGTAACCTCCAGCAGCTCCGTGGTGCCGGCGAGCTCCTCTAGCCAGATTCCGGCTAGCTCTAGTTCCGTCAATCCTGCAAGCTCCAGCAGCTCCGTGAATAGTTCCTCCAGCGTCAATCCTGCAAGCTCCAGTTCCGTTGGCGACTCCGAAGGTTCTATCGGCTCCATCAAGGGCGATATCGTTCACAACTTCACCGAAGACGCAACCTCCAGCGAAGTGTTTGAATTCATGGGAACACTATCCACTAGCAAGGGCGCCGTAGAATACGCCGGTGAAACTCTTACCCGCTGCCTCAAGATGGAATCTGCTACCAGCATTGAGTTCACTCTGGAATCCGCCGGCAAGATGACCTTGGTCTTCAATTCCGATTTCGCTAAGAACGTAAAAATCGACGGCGAAAAGGTCGCTGCAAGCAACGGTATTGTTGAAGTGGAACTGGCTAAGGGCGCCCATACCATTACCAAGGGGGATGTAGCTAACCTCTACCTGATTGTTATTACTCTGGAAAAGTCTTCTTCTGAATCGGAAGGTGGGGAAGGTACGTTAGCCTTCGTGGGAACTGTGGTTGCCAACGCCAATCCGCTGTTCTACAATGCTGGCGAATGTCGCCTGGAAGTGTTTGCCGATGATGTTCGTCGTCTGGATATAGTCCGCATGGATGGCCGCAAGGCTGTGGCCTCCGTGTATGGGCTTGGCGCGGGTAACATTGTGGATCTTTCCTCCCTGCGTCCTGGAGTCTACCTGGTTCGCGGGATTGCTGATGGAAGGGTATTCCAGCAGAAAATTCTCAAGAAATAA
- a CDS encoding long-chain fatty acid--CoA ligase, with product MEPLQFFSLAQMFFANCEREDFGGWYHRKGARWVHFSRQDLRIKTLQLALAFRDIGIRPGQSVGIVANSCPQWLMVDVAAQLNHAITVPLFPNISTENFNFQCDDSDIQILVVSDLEELDPGIQNCLNRFKAVISIDSNSKLAPNGIYLDELFKDGVEQAKLPESSHWLEEQLLNIHPDNTFSIIYTSGSTGKPKGAELTHRNILCQVRILRKDYIALHKKTDVCLVVLPVAHVFERMATYFYIYSGTTVYFADNPKNAPALIKEVRPTFMTVVPRILERIYESMTAAGEHSTGFKKFLINQAIRTAKTEDPEKKPSIRKRIFNKLVYSKMRDAIGGRFRIIVSGGGALNKSICKFLLNVGITVCEGYGLTECSPVVSANKPGKVRPGSVGIPLPFLDVKIGENNEVLVKGDSVFKGYHNRPDLNPEIFTDDGYFRTGDQGSFDTDGYLFLTGRIKELLKTSTGKYVSPVPIELEISRHPVIEQALVIANDRKFASALIFLNPVNCRRLLNEHSKDFDIKLALESNRLQTAISRHIERVNKKLNHWEQIRKWTLLTDELTVESGLLTPTLKIRRKATEEKYANQIEGMYK from the coding sequence ATGGAACCCCTTCAGTTTTTCTCCCTAGCCCAGATGTTTTTCGCAAACTGCGAAAGAGAGGACTTCGGCGGTTGGTACCACCGAAAGGGGGCCCGTTGGGTCCATTTTTCCAGACAAGACCTGAGAATCAAGACTCTACAGCTGGCGCTTGCGTTCCGAGATATAGGTATCCGCCCAGGACAGAGCGTCGGCATCGTAGCAAACAGCTGCCCCCAGTGGTTAATGGTGGACGTAGCGGCACAGCTGAATCACGCAATCACTGTCCCCCTGTTCCCAAACATCTCTACCGAAAATTTCAATTTTCAATGCGACGATTCAGACATCCAGATTCTGGTCGTAAGCGACTTAGAAGAGCTGGATCCGGGCATCCAGAATTGCCTGAACCGATTCAAGGCAGTCATCAGCATTGATTCAAATTCCAAGCTAGCCCCTAACGGCATTTATCTCGACGAACTGTTCAAGGACGGCGTAGAACAGGCCAAGCTTCCGGAATCCTCACACTGGCTAGAAGAACAGTTGCTAAACATCCACCCCGACAACACGTTCTCCATTATCTACACCAGCGGATCCACCGGCAAGCCCAAAGGAGCGGAACTAACCCACAGGAACATCCTGTGCCAAGTCCGCATTTTGCGCAAAGACTACATCGCCCTCCACAAGAAGACCGACGTCTGTCTTGTAGTCCTTCCTGTCGCCCACGTTTTCGAAAGAATGGCAACTTACTTTTACATCTATAGCGGCACAACCGTCTATTTTGCAGACAACCCCAAAAACGCTCCAGCCCTGATTAAGGAAGTACGTCCAACATTCATGACCGTAGTTCCCCGCATCCTGGAACGTATTTACGAAAGCATGACTGCTGCAGGCGAACACAGCACAGGCTTCAAGAAATTCCTTATCAATCAAGCCATACGTACCGCAAAGACAGAAGATCCGGAAAAGAAGCCCAGCATCAGAAAGCGCATTTTCAACAAGTTGGTCTACAGTAAGATGCGAGACGCCATCGGTGGACGCTTCCGCATTATCGTCTCTGGTGGCGGAGCCCTGAACAAGTCCATTTGCAAGTTCCTTTTGAACGTCGGCATTACCGTATGCGAGGGATACGGACTGACGGAATGCTCCCCCGTCGTCAGCGCCAACAAGCCCGGTAAGGTACGCCCCGGCAGCGTAGGCATTCCCCTGCCCTTCCTTGACGTCAAAATAGGCGAAAACAACGAAGTTCTCGTCAAGGGCGACAGTGTATTTAAGGGCTACCATAACAGGCCCGACCTGAATCCGGAAATTTTTACCGACGACGGTTATTTCCGCACGGGAGACCAGGGCTCTTTCGACACCGATGGATACCTTTTCCTGACAGGTCGTATCAAGGAACTTCTGAAAACCAGCACAGGCAAGTACGTGAGCCCCGTACCCATCGAACTGGAAATCAGCAGGCATCCCGTAATCGAACAGGCCTTAGTCATCGCCAACGACCGCAAGTTCGCTTCCGCCCTCATTTTCCTCAATCCGGTCAACTGCAGACGACTTCTGAACGAACATTCCAAGGACTTCGACATCAAGCTAGCCCTGGAATCAAACAGACTCCAGACGGCCATCAGCCGCCATATAGAGCGCGTCAATAAAAAGCTAAACCACTGGGAACAGATCCGCAAATGGACCCTTTTGACAGACGAGCTGACCGTTGAATCCGGTCTACTGACACCCACCCTCAAAATCCGCAGAAAAGCGACCGAAGAGAAATACGCAAACCAGATTGAGGGCATGTACAAGTAG
- the dnaX gene encoding DNA polymerase III subunit gamma/tau, which produces MAYVAMARKWRPQSFSDMVGQEHIAKTLQNAIEGGRLHHAFLFTGTRGVGKTTSARILARTLNCTGGDPLHPCGECESCKSILSGSSMDVFEIDAASNTGVDNIREVIEKVQYPPVLGKYKIFIIDEVHMLSTAAFNALLKTLEEPPEHVIFIFATTEVNKVLPTILSRVQRFDFKRLSVEQVRSRLRYICEQEGITATDETLDIFAEKADGSMRDGLTFFDQAFAFTGNNMDPDSVRNVLGIPPVELFFTLINAIESHDLKTCFKMVDEACKRGIEFMPLLDGFGKFLRNLLYTRLDAFTADALNLTDELYSKYKSATPSLKNGDILRISKMLTDLQGSLRYSTNPRLMVETTFARMAWLDHLADLRRALAAINDPSKASGSADHEALKKKVAEVSQMLDASEGAASVPQEANPFDAIQNVFSGSGATYSRYDIVSAWGSIRARIADEDIMFSATLNDTLLEVGNLQETPFPISLTYIGDNIQDSWNYKQMVENPDYLDRVKQILEDKLQTPVAISVKTRTYNDEERQQRYQATLSPLELDLQKEPGFQKFMQTFNCELIFSIKPKKKVEQIQESETDSEISD; this is translated from the coding sequence ATGGCATACGTAGCAATGGCCCGAAAGTGGCGCCCTCAGTCTTTTTCCGACATGGTCGGACAGGAACACATCGCAAAAACCCTCCAGAACGCAATTGAAGGAGGTCGCCTCCATCATGCATTCCTGTTTACGGGAACCCGCGGTGTAGGTAAGACTACCAGTGCCCGTATCCTCGCAAGAACACTGAACTGCACCGGAGGCGATCCGCTGCACCCCTGCGGCGAATGCGAAAGTTGCAAGAGCATCCTTTCCGGAAGCTCCATGGACGTTTTCGAAATAGACGCTGCTTCCAACACCGGCGTAGACAACATCCGCGAAGTGATTGAAAAGGTTCAGTATCCTCCCGTTCTTGGCAAATACAAAATTTTCATCATTGACGAAGTCCACATGTTGTCTACCGCAGCCTTCAATGCACTGCTGAAGACCCTGGAAGAACCTCCTGAACATGTAATTTTCATCTTCGCCACAACCGAAGTCAACAAGGTGCTCCCCACCATCCTCAGCCGCGTGCAGAGGTTCGACTTCAAGCGTCTGTCCGTAGAACAGGTTCGTAGCCGTCTACGTTACATCTGCGAACAGGAAGGCATCACCGCCACCGACGAAACATTGGACATCTTCGCAGAAAAAGCCGATGGTTCCATGCGAGACGGCCTGACCTTCTTCGACCAGGCATTCGCCTTTACCGGCAACAACATGGACCCGGATTCCGTACGTAACGTGCTCGGAATTCCCCCGGTCGAACTGTTCTTTACGCTAATCAACGCCATTGAAAGCCACGATCTGAAGACCTGTTTCAAGATGGTGGACGAAGCCTGCAAACGCGGTATCGAGTTCATGCCCTTACTGGACGGCTTCGGTAAGTTCCTGCGCAACTTGCTTTACACCCGTCTGGACGCGTTCACTGCAGATGCTCTGAACCTGACGGACGAGCTTTATTCCAAGTACAAGAGCGCAACTCCTAGTCTCAAGAACGGCGACATTCTGCGAATTTCCAAGATGCTTACCGACCTGCAGGGTTCTTTGCGTTACAGCACCAACCCAAGACTTATGGTGGAAACCACATTCGCTAGAATGGCATGGCTGGACCACTTGGCAGACTTAAGACGAGCTCTGGCAGCCATTAACGACCCCTCCAAAGCCTCAGGTTCCGCCGACCACGAGGCGTTAAAAAAAAAAGTAGCGGAAGTTAGTCAAATGCTGGACGCTTCCGAGGGAGCAGCAAGCGTCCCACAAGAAGCAAATCCCTTTGACGCCATCCAGAATGTTTTCTCCGGAAGTGGAGCCACTTATTCCCGATACGACATCGTATCCGCCTGGGGCTCCATCCGCGCCCGTATTGCTGACGAGGACATCATGTTCTCCGCCACATTAAACGACACACTTCTTGAGGTCGGGAACCTTCAGGAAACGCCGTTTCCCATCTCCCTCACCTACATCGGCGATAACATACAGGATTCCTGGAATTACAAGCAGATGGTGGAAAATCCGGACTACCTGGACCGAGTCAAGCAAATCCTCGAAGACAAACTCCAGACTCCTGTGGCGATTTCTGTCAAGACCCGTACTTACAACGACGAAGAAAGACAGCAAAGGTATCAAGCCACCCTTTCCCCGTTGGAACTGGACCTGCAAAAAGAGCCTGGTTTCCAGAAATTCATGCAGACTTTCAATTGCGAGCTGATTTTTTCCATCAAACCCAAGAAGAAAGTGGAACAGATCCAGGAATCCGAAACGGATTCGGAAATTTCAGACTAG
- a CDS encoding YbaB/EbfC family nucleoid-associated protein, translated as MDMSKMLKDLQKMQSKMMKAQSDLKAQSFEAEAGGGMVKVAMNGKGVVTMIKINPDAVDKDDVEALEDLIMAAINSAVKKKDEATQSSISDITGGMKIPGLM; from the coding sequence ATGGATATGAGCAAAATGCTGAAAGATCTTCAGAAAATGCAGAGCAAGATGATGAAAGCTCAGAGCGATCTGAAGGCACAGAGTTTCGAAGCTGAAGCCGGCGGCGGCATGGTCAAGGTCGCCATGAACGGTAAGGGCGTGGTCACCATGATCAAGATTAACCCGGACGCAGTGGACAAGGACGACGTGGAAGCTCTGGAAGACCTGATTATGGCCGCCATCAACTCCGCGGTGAAGAAGAAGGACGAAGCAACCCAGTCCAGCATTTCCGACATCACTGGCGGCATGAAAATTCCCGGTCTGATGTAA
- a CDS encoding TolC family protein: MFRQKALSAVLAATLALGMATQTFAGQTYTREEAIKVALENSSDVKSAEEALTKTNAQVDEGYGNAYPSIDLSATVTRIFGLKDVKKSSDLTKAAQQMAMGQDADGHPMANAYDQQVIGPALDGLIYGMKSQGYRWQSSIGLTATQVLYAGGKVGTGIEIAKTAKLTSEIALENTKNKVRYDVEEAFDNVIILDSSVVITEESIALLQTAVDLATQSFQSGLGKELDVVRAQLELDNLKSTLEDLKKKQVLARNAILNTMGLPFDAEVKFIGDFRNPENATMPDTAMANVLKRRKEIAQLKAAEEINSKLVEIEEGDYKPTVALVAGLKYSNNKNEFLDWDAPDWDENINKYIALSVTMNLFNGNKTKSGVAQAKSDLRTIQLKRETAERGFRLQIESCVSALENATQQIEMKKRSLELSQKNYDLTEAAYKVGRETQINYLTANNSLRQAKLAYTQAIKEWNTAYNALLQATGEY; this comes from the coding sequence ATGTTCAGGCAAAAAGCCCTTTCGGCCGTATTGGCCGCAACATTGGCCCTCGGAATGGCCACCCAGACGTTTGCGGGTCAGACATACACCCGTGAAGAGGCCATTAAGGTGGCTCTCGAAAATTCTTCCGACGTCAAATCCGCAGAGGAAGCCTTAACCAAGACCAACGCCCAGGTGGACGAAGGTTACGGCAATGCATACCCCAGCATCGACTTGAGTGCAACTGTCACCCGTATTTTCGGACTCAAGGACGTGAAAAAGTCCTCCGACTTGACCAAAGCAGCCCAGCAAATGGCTATGGGCCAGGACGCAGACGGTCACCCCATGGCAAACGCCTACGACCAGCAGGTGATTGGTCCCGCCCTGGATGGTTTGATTTACGGTATGAAGTCTCAGGGTTATCGCTGGCAGTCTAGCATCGGCCTTACCGCAACACAGGTTCTCTATGCCGGTGGTAAGGTGGGTACAGGTATCGAAATTGCAAAGACCGCCAAGCTCACCAGCGAAATTGCCTTGGAAAACACCAAGAACAAGGTTCGTTACGATGTGGAAGAAGCTTTTGACAACGTAATCATCCTCGACAGTTCCGTTGTCATTACCGAAGAAAGCATCGCTCTTCTCCAGACAGCAGTTGATCTTGCTACCCAATCCTTCCAAAGCGGGTTGGGCAAGGAACTGGATGTGGTCCGCGCCCAGCTGGAACTGGACAACCTGAAGTCCACCCTGGAAGACCTGAAAAAGAAGCAGGTTCTTGCACGTAACGCCATTCTGAATACCATGGGCCTGCCTTTTGACGCAGAAGTCAAGTTTATTGGTGATTTCCGCAATCCGGAAAACGCAACCATGCCGGATACCGCCATGGCAAACGTCCTGAAGCGCCGTAAGGAAATTGCCCAGTTGAAGGCTGCCGAAGAAATCAATTCCAAATTGGTAGAAATCGAAGAAGGCGACTACAAGCCCACTGTGGCTCTGGTCGCAGGTCTCAAGTACTCTAACAACAAGAACGAATTTTTAGACTGGGATGCACCGGACTGGGACGAAAACATCAATAAGTACATCGCCCTCAGCGTCACCATGAACCTCTTCAACGGAAACAAGACCAAGTCTGGCGTAGCACAGGCCAAGTCTGACCTCCGCACTATCCAGCTGAAGCGTGAAACCGCAGAACGCGGATTCCGCCTGCAGATCGAATCCTGCGTAAGCGCCCTGGAAAACGCAACCCAGCAGATTGAAATGAAGAAGCGTTCCCTGGAACTTTCCCAGAAGAACTACGATCTGACCGAAGCTGCATACAAGGTAGGGCGTGAAACCCAGATCAACTACCTGACCGCAAACAACAGCCTCCGTCAGGCAAAGCTGGCCTACACACAAGCAATTAAGGAATGGAATACTGCATACAACGCACTGCTCCAGGCCACCGGTGAATATTAA